In the genome of Streptomyces sp. NBC_00190, one region contains:
- a CDS encoding LLM class flavin-dependent oxidoreductase — protein sequence MKIGVNVLNFGPGTDPGVLRSWAQTVEGLGFDLLMVSDHVAITPDVAERYPAPFYEPFTTLSWLAGLTTRVRLGTTVLITPYRHPLLTARMAANVDELSGGRLVLGVGVGWARQEFAALGIPFEQRGRLTDGHLRDIRAAWADTASYGDRRIPVWVGGNSDAGLRRAVRLGDAWHPLRCTVPWLREAVVRLQAHADEQHLPVPALAPRIALELTAAPVDGPQRLAGQGTIDQVMDDLGQLRRLGAEAVVLDPYRGDPRETCHPQAAWQALATVAAHLFPPRTGTEQS from the coding sequence CCGTGGAGGGCCTGGGCTTCGACCTGCTGATGGTGTCGGACCACGTCGCCATCACGCCCGATGTCGCCGAGCGCTATCCGGCACCCTTCTACGAGCCCTTCACCACCTTGTCCTGGCTGGCCGGCCTCACCACCCGGGTCCGGCTCGGCACGACGGTCCTGATCACTCCCTACCGGCACCCGCTGCTCACCGCCCGGATGGCGGCCAACGTGGACGAGCTGAGCGGCGGCCGGCTGGTCCTCGGCGTGGGGGTCGGCTGGGCGCGGCAGGAGTTCGCCGCCCTCGGCATCCCCTTCGAGCAGCGCGGGCGGCTGACCGACGGGCACCTGCGGGACATCCGGGCGGCCTGGGCGGACACCGCCTCCTACGGCGACCGGAGGATTCCGGTGTGGGTCGGCGGAAACAGCGACGCGGGGCTGCGCCGGGCCGTGCGGCTCGGGGACGCGTGGCATCCGCTGCGCTGCACCGTGCCGTGGCTGCGCGAAGCCGTGGTCAGGCTGCAGGCGCACGCCGACGAGCAGCACCTCCCCGTGCCCGCGCTGGCCCCCCGGATCGCCCTCGAACTCACCGCGGCGCCGGTCGACGGACCGCAGCGGCTCGCCGGTCAGGGCACGATCGACCAGGTCATGGACGACCTCGGCCAGCTGCGGCGCCTCGGCGCCGAGGCCGTCGTCCTCGACCCGTACCGCGGCGACCCCCGCGAGACGTGCCACCCGCAGGCTGCCTGGCAGGCACTGGCCACGGTGGCCGCGCACCTCTTCCCGCCCCGCACCGGAACGGAGCAGTCATGA
- a CDS encoding nucleoside deaminase: MTTPDDHALLRRAIALAAEALAGGNPPFGSLLAGPDGTVLAEERNTTLTDRDITAHPELKLARWAARELDPDTAAGTTMYTSCRPCGMCEPVIRQAGLRRVVFALSDEQLLDIRPGSGRPPVPQEGPALFDEVRAVVEGYYR, from the coding sequence ATGACCACACCCGACGACCACGCCCTCCTCCGGCGGGCCATCGCGCTCGCGGCCGAGGCGCTCGCGGGCGGCAACCCGCCGTTCGGATCACTGCTGGCGGGACCGGACGGGACGGTGCTGGCGGAGGAGCGCAACACGACCCTCACCGACAGGGACATCACCGCGCACCCCGAGCTGAAGCTGGCGAGGTGGGCCGCGCGGGAGCTGGACCCTGACACGGCGGCGGGAACCACGATGTACACCAGCTGCCGGCCGTGCGGGATGTGCGAGCCGGTCATCCGGCAGGCCGGACTGCGGCGGGTGGTGTTCGCCCTGTCCGACGAGCAGCTCCTGGACATCAGGCCGGGCAGCGGCCGGCCGCCCGTGCCGCAGGAGGGGCCGGCGCTGTTCGACGAGGTGCGGGCCGTGGTCGAGGGGTACTACCGCTGA
- a CDS encoding GntR family transcriptional regulator, with the protein MTQTTGTPGDPPYLRIVAAIRRRIADGELAPGDRIPSTRQIAAEWGVALATATKALTTLRLEGLVEARPRIGTVVAGAATAAATAAPVTPTRRRPSPAADPEQELSLDRIVRAAIEIADAEGISALSMRGVAARLGVAAMSTYRYVPSKEDLVLHMADAAFGEESYPADAPEEWRPRIELGARTLWKLYRRHPWLAQLSSLTRPLLVPNLIVHGEWVLGALDGHGLDPTTLFDIHVLLYSQVQGLAVHLEMEAHAEAATGQSEDQWMDSRAPALRDLMESGRFPTFAKVVGAFEDGYDLRLDALFERGLRALLDGLTPVVEGR; encoded by the coding sequence GTGACGCAGACCACAGGCACACCGGGCGATCCGCCCTACCTGCGCATCGTCGCCGCCATCCGCAGACGCATCGCGGACGGTGAACTCGCCCCCGGGGACCGGATCCCCTCGACCCGGCAGATCGCCGCGGAATGGGGCGTCGCACTCGCCACGGCCACCAAGGCCCTGACCACCCTGCGCCTGGAGGGACTCGTCGAGGCCCGGCCCCGGATCGGCACCGTCGTCGCCGGGGCCGCCACCGCCGCCGCCACCGCTGCGCCCGTCACGCCGACCCGCAGGCGCCCGTCACCCGCCGCGGACCCCGAGCAGGAGCTGAGCCTCGACCGGATCGTCCGGGCCGCCATCGAGATCGCCGACGCCGAGGGGATCTCGGCGCTCTCCATGCGCGGCGTCGCGGCCCGGCTCGGCGTAGCGGCGATGTCGACCTACCGGTACGTCCCGAGCAAGGAAGACCTCGTCCTGCACATGGCGGACGCCGCGTTCGGCGAAGAGTCCTATCCCGCGGACGCGCCCGAGGAGTGGCGTCCACGCATCGAGCTGGGCGCCCGGACCCTGTGGAAGCTGTACCGCAGGCACCCGTGGCTGGCCCAGCTCAGCTCCCTCACCCGCCCGTTGCTCGTACCCAATCTGATCGTCCACGGCGAATGGGTGCTCGGCGCCCTCGACGGCCACGGACTCGACCCGACCACGCTGTTCGACATCCACGTCCTGCTCTACAGCCAGGTCCAGGGCCTGGCGGTGCACCTGGAGATGGAGGCGCACGCCGAGGCCGCCACGGGCCAGTCGGAGGACCAGTGGATGGACAGCCGGGCCCCCGCCCTGCGGGACCTGATGGAATCCGGCCGCTTCCCGACCTTCGCCAAGGTCGTCGGCGCCTTCGAGGACGGCTACGACCTGCGGCTGGACGCGCTCTTCGAACGCGGCCTGCGAGCCCTCCTCGACGGCCTGACCCCCGTCGTCGAAGGACGGTAG
- a CDS encoding FAD-dependent monooxygenase, whose translation MQTVLISGGGIAGPVLAHWLRRHGFAPTVVERAPGRRPGGQAVDIRGVALDVVERMGLLEQVRGLRTRMRGMSVLDPDGREIDRSTEATFSSGRLDSEDVEVLREDLVEVVYEHTRPHVEYLFGDTVTALDEDGSGVRVDFAHAAPRTFDLVVGADGLHSTVRRLAFGPEEDFVHHLGSYLSVFGADNFLALQDWQMWLRAGDTGFGIMPVRDNAELRIAFGFESEPLAPALRDGGALRQVVVDKLASMRWEGARLAEAARKAPDFYCDAMAQIRMDHWSRGRVALLGDAGYCPSPLSGQGTSLALVGAHVLADSLARAGGDHRAAYARYERRMRPYVTLNQALATENPGGPASEESVAHAKNAMSLDS comes from the coding sequence ATGCAGACCGTACTCATCTCCGGCGGCGGAATCGCCGGGCCCGTCCTCGCCCACTGGCTGCGCCGCCACGGCTTCGCGCCCACCGTCGTCGAACGCGCCCCGGGCCGGCGCCCCGGCGGCCAGGCCGTGGACATCCGCGGCGTCGCGCTCGACGTCGTGGAGCGCATGGGCCTGCTGGAACAGGTGCGGGGCCTGCGGACCCGGATGCGCGGCATGTCGGTCCTCGACCCCGACGGCCGTGAGATCGACCGCTCCACCGAGGCGACCTTCAGCAGCGGCCGGCTCGACAGCGAGGACGTCGAGGTGCTGCGCGAGGACCTGGTGGAGGTGGTGTACGAGCACACCCGCCCGCACGTCGAGTACCTCTTCGGCGACACCGTCACCGCGCTCGACGAGGACGGGAGCGGCGTGCGCGTCGACTTCGCGCACGCGGCGCCGCGCACCTTCGACCTCGTCGTCGGGGCCGACGGCCTCCACTCCACCGTGCGGCGCCTGGCCTTCGGGCCGGAGGAGGATTTCGTCCACCACCTGGGCAGCTACCTCTCGGTGTTCGGCGCGGACAACTTCCTCGCCCTGCAGGACTGGCAGATGTGGCTGCGGGCCGGTGACACGGGCTTCGGCATCATGCCCGTGCGCGACAACGCCGAGCTCAGGATCGCCTTCGGCTTCGAGTCCGAGCCCCTCGCCCCCGCCCTCCGCGACGGCGGCGCCCTGCGGCAGGTCGTCGTGGACAAGCTCGCCTCCATGCGGTGGGAAGGGGCCCGCCTCGCCGAGGCCGCCCGGAAGGCGCCCGACTTCTACTGCGACGCGATGGCGCAGATCCGCATGGACCACTGGTCGCGGGGCCGGGTGGCCCTGCTCGGGGACGCCGGCTACTGCCCGTCCCCCCTCTCGGGGCAGGGCACCAGCCTGGCCCTCGTGGGCGCCCACGTGCTGGCCGACAGCCTCGCCCGGGCCGGCGGCGACCACCGCGCCGCGTACGCCCGGTACGAGCGCCGGATGCGCCCCTACGTCACCCTCAACCAGGCCCTGGCCACCGAGAATCCCGGCGGACCCGCCTCGGAGGAATCCGTCGCCCACGCCAAGAACGCGATGTCGCTGGACAGCTGA